CGAGATACATGGCATCAATAATGGATTGTTCGATTTCCGCCCCCACATAACCGTCTGATTCCCGCGCCAGCCGGTTGAGGTCGAAATCCCGGGGGGAACGGTTGCGCCGCCGCAGGTGAGTGGCGAAGATCTCCCGCCGTTCAGACAGGTGGGGCAAATCCAGGAAAAAGATTTCGTCAAACCGTCCCTTGCGCATCAGTTCCGGCGGCAGGGCGGCAATATTGTTGGCGGTGGCGACGACAAAACAAGGGGCCTTCTTGTCCTGCATCCAGGTAAGTAAGGTAGCAAACACCCTTTGGCTCGTCCCGGCGTCGCCGGCGCCAAAAGCAAAGGCCTTTTCAATTTCATCAACCCATAAAATGCAGGGGGCGATAGTTTCAGCGATATGCAGCGCCCGCCGCGCCCGGTCCTCCGACTCGCCCACGTAACTGCCGAACAGCGCTCCCACATCCAGGCGGAGCAGCGGCAGCTGCCACAGACTGCTGATCATCTTGGCGGTAAGGCTTTTGCCGGTACCGGGAATACCAAAGAGAGCAATGCCCTTGGGCGCAGGCAGGCCATAATCCCGGGCATCCTTGGTAAAGGCCTTCTCCCGCAGCCTGAGCCAGTCTTTCAAGACCCCCAGTCCGCCTACATTTTCCGGCTGCTCGGCTCCGCTCAGAAATTCCAAAGCTTCGCTTTGGCGAACCATCTCCGCCTTTTCTTCCGTTATCATGGAAATGCTGCGGTCATCCAGACAGCCGCAGGTAACAATGGCTTTGGAAAACACGCGGCGAGCCTGTCCGGCAGTCATGCCCATAGCGGCCTGAACCACTTTTTCCCGCCCGGCTTCGGTTAAGTTAAGCTTGACATTTGCCCCTTTAATGAGGCCATCCAATACGTTATCCAGTTCTTCACTGCCGGGCCGGCGCAGACGGACCACCACCGCTTCGTCCTGAAGCTCATCGGGAAGCTGGGAGGTAGGAGTGGTGATAATGATGGAAGTCCGGGTCTGGGTCAAGCGCTGGGCAATACTTCTGAGTTTACGCCGGATAGGCGGATTGGTCCAAAAATCGTGAAAATCCTTGCATATAAAAATTACGCCGCTGTTCTCAAGGCCGGTCTTTTCCATGAGATCCAAAGCCACCAGCGGGTCTTTGCATTTTAAATCCAGGGAAGTCCGGCCGGTCAGCACAGTAAAGCCGTCAGCCATATCCCAGGACAAGCAGGTGCGGTTTTTTTCCTGGCACACTGTTTTTACATTCTCGATAGCCCGCTCCTCTTCCGGGGTAACGATGACGATTAAGGTAAACCGGGCCCGGATATAGGTATCAAATTGCTCGGTGAAGTTTTCCATATCCTACCTCTCCTCTCCTTTTCTGTCACACCCAGCGGCGGACAACCAGGCGAATGGCCCCGTTGGCATCCCGCTCTTGCTCCACCAGATTAAACCCCTGGCGATTTACCTGATCCATAACGGTAACCAAGGCATATTGCTGGTAAACCTTGGCGACAAAATCCTGTTCATTGGTTCCCTGGACTCCGAACCAGTCGGCAACAAAACTGTAGGTGCCGCCGGCGTCCAACACAAAACCCACGTCATACCCCTGGCGCATTCGTACAGCGATATCCACCCGGGTTTCCTGCCCCCGATACCCACGAATGGCTGCTTGTTCCTCAACCTCATAACCCAGGTCTTGTAAACACCGGATAAGCATTTCCTTATTGGCGATCTTGGTTGCCACCTGACTAAAATGCGACACAAACTTTCCCTCCTGTCTTAGATTAACTGTGCCAAGGGTACATTATCAGCCAGAATTTCCCGACTTAGGAAGTCCCTCGCCGTGATGGTAAGCCTCCTGGCCCCGTCCAGGCCGAACTCAACTTCCACCGCCGGCTGCCCTTGTTTAAACGGCTGGGAACCGATCAAAATCAAAGGTTCATCTTTGTTAATGCAACTGCCTCCCTGTTCTTCCAGACGGTACGCCAGCAGAGCAAACTCCTGCTGGCCGTTGTAGCTGGCTCTGATAATTGCTTTGGCAACCAGGCCGTCACTGGGAAAAAACGTACCGCCGGCGACTACGGGAAGGTATTCATATATATCTCCCTGTAAATATCTTAAACCATAATCATACCGGATATAACCGCAGGTGTCTACTCCCGCCGCCAGAGTTGCCGCCCCGCAGGCAACCGCATCCAGCGGCCGTTGGTCGTAAACCGGGATGCCGGCAAAATACTCCCTGACCCAGGAGCGAATGCAAGGTATCAGGGCGGTTCCCCCCACCATAACCACTCCGTCCAGGGAGGAAATACCATGCCCCAGATGCTCACAGCGGCGCAGAGCCTGCCTTATATTATCTTCAATACGACTGAAGAACCGGTTATCCTCCAATAATTTTAGCAGCATTTCCCGCCTGATTACCGCCTGTAACTCGAAATCAGGCAGTGAGATATTCACATCTGTTTCCGTTTGTACTGTCAGCCGCTCCTTGACCTTATTACAAATATCGACGATTTGACCGCGAACGGCTTCAACCGCCGCCGGGTTCAAACCCTGCGGTTTAATAAATTCGTCCGCCAGCCAATTGTCAATATCTTCTCCGCCCAGTTCGTCCTTAACCAAACCGATAATCCGGAAAAAGCGTTCTTCCCCTGTTTCCGACCTGGGTTCCGCCGTTACTACCGCGGTGTTAAGATTTCTACTCTCAATGTCAATAAACAGATAGGTACGGTACGGTTTCACCAGGCAGCCCGAGCCCCAGGCCGCCGCCAGCGGCTCCTCAACAAAGAATACCCGCCTTATACCGGCCTGCCTGGCCGCGCTTTCCAGCCACTGACGATATTTTTTTTCTAAAGCCGGATTGGCCAAAACCGTTACCGGCAGGGTAATTGTCATTCCCTTTTCCTGATTGGCCAGGCCCAAGGTGCTGGCGGCGTCGCCAATCACCCGGGTCAGGTAATCCATTGCTGCCTGAATCCGGCTGATCTGCCTGCCGCCAATTCGGCAATATACCTTTTTCCCAGTCGTCAAATCATACTTGAAATTGCGCAAAACCTGGCTTTGCGGCTCCAAATCCGCCAGGGAGTTATCAATTTCTTGCCCCACTTTGCAGCCGTCCGCGGCGTATTGAATGGTCGACGGGATGAGAAAAACTCCCGGCGAAGGGTCGGGTCCCTCGGTCCAATAGCGGGCCGGGTAGGAAATATCCGGTATAAATAAGGACTTAGCCCGCTGTTCTCCCTTATGCCAGTAGGCTACAACCGTATTTGCCGCCCCGAAATCCAAGGCAATTGTGCCAGTCACCGTCGCCACCGCCCTTTTTGAGAGTGTTGAAAAAGCGCATCTGCGTCGTTGACACTCCGGTTGCTTTGCTTGCGTACAAACCACGTACGCGGCGCGGCGCAATCCTCGCGTCGCCTAGCATATGCATCTTTTTGAACACTCTCAAGATATTAGAACATTATATCCC
This window of the Methylomusa anaerophila genome carries:
- a CDS encoding Hsp70 family protein, with product MTGTIALDFGAANTVVAYWHKGEQRAKSLFIPDISYPARYWTEGPDPSPGVFLIPSTIQYAADGCKVGQEIDNSLADLEPQSQVLRNFKYDLTTGKKVYCRIGGRQISRIQAAMDYLTRVIGDAASTLGLANQEKGMTITLPVTVLANPALEKKYRQWLESAARQAGIRRVFFVEEPLAAAWGSGCLVKPYRTYLFIDIESRNLNTAVVTAEPRSETGEERFFRIIGLVKDELGGEDIDNWLADEFIKPQGLNPAAVEAVRGQIVDICNKVKERLTVQTETDVNISLPDFELQAVIRREMLLKLLEDNRFFSRIEDNIRQALRRCEHLGHGISSLDGVVMVGGTALIPCIRSWVREYFAGIPVYDQRPLDAVACGAATLAAGVDTCGYIRYDYGLRYLQGDIYEYLPVVAGGTFFPSDGLVAKAIIRASYNGQQEFALLAYRLEEQGGSCINKDEPLILIGSQPFKQGQPAVEVEFGLDGARRLTITARDFLSREILADNVPLAQLI
- a CDS encoding DUF1257 domain-containing protein codes for the protein MSHFSQVATKIANKEMLIRCLQDLGYEVEEQAAIRGYRGQETRVDIAVRMRQGYDVGFVLDAGGTYSFVADWFGVQGTNEQDFVAKVYQQYALVTVMDQVNRQGFNLVEQERDANGAIRLVVRRWV
- a CDS encoding AAA family ATPase is translated as MENFTEQFDTYIRARFTLIVIVTPEEERAIENVKTVCQEKNRTCLSWDMADGFTVLTGRTSLDLKCKDPLVALDLMEKTGLENSGVIFICKDFHDFWTNPPIRRKLRSIAQRLTQTRTSIIITTPTSQLPDELQDEAVVVRLRRPGSEELDNVLDGLIKGANVKLNLTEAGREKVVQAAMGMTAGQARRVFSKAIVTCGCLDDRSISMITEEKAEMVRQSEALEFLSGAEQPENVGGLGVLKDWLRLREKAFTKDARDYGLPAPKGIALFGIPGTGKSLTAKMISSLWQLPLLRLDVGALFGSYVGESEDRARRALHIAETIAPCILWVDEIEKAFAFGAGDAGTSQRVFATLLTWMQDKKAPCFVVATANNIAALPPELMRKGRFDEIFFLDLPHLSERREIFATHLRRRNRSPRDFDLNRLARESDGYVGAEIEQSIIDAMYLAFSDSMREITTDDIALCLKRQVPLSVSQREVVQYLRQWLQEGRAQSASYPGEVTGEEGASQVLLEIKEV